The following coding sequences are from one Liolophura sinensis isolate JHLJ2023 chromosome 12, CUHK_Ljap_v2, whole genome shotgun sequence window:
- the LOC135479683 gene encoding zinc finger protein 37-like produces the protein MTTEGRAPHNQPGRTEDLKTVIEIFDTVTAIVSQPFLNLFNFADHDACKKLLLEVSEASSVELCSSPGTNPNHPAFSLTGSLSSLLKTESFLFEKFQELNQVGRAEASVVSANGLQVLAEVTEETLNAPRVMSEPLESSVLPTRVYQLSDAACAELKSSSGESTQVDQDSGITTAILNQSYQGKRPARPESKDLVAISQTLSSNKESKSSKQASSNVSECKISPENRKYETLCALLGFGKPQNKLVHEEHGAAALRAKATESKAEACHEIEGELKIERVTAKHPNVVPSIISKVHSVLEKCRGEKRKRNSNVIVADSERKRSLRIKQRASGSSTNVKTCGAQTQRVTLSAQKYVQKRTLNKRNHTDDRSEAPRRSLRNKRSGAAVENTQPTSTRKSVKQTNAEPASTRNKDSFSNSECETSAHQEPEVQDHQLRIDSAFKLSTGSVKSQTDAHTSEASQVECRPENEEENRPEKGMKGMWSSEAAETSGLSVTSAVVSGNDDLLKVPVETRAADEEVVAPGLSDLRQPESSVEESSSQNVENANSVTDSLEDLSNKRPIHTGQIKGNKSDSNNQKLAALTNAFHYSNPVLREIDMFREDNGIELLQIVESNNKTVITKQSGHCAICGQEFESCQSFAAHIMYSHFKFKCQKCLSVFSKREALEDHVRGENICQGPRLKSRRRKRSDARSESTPSKRKDLRCGDCDQVFGHRSRLDKHQLEAHNPIVVCSVCNETFQSFARLRVHIDLIHTEQEHICDVCGKSFKALANMVGHRKRHNAERRFVCGNCGKAFKDKCAWKEHLETHKPKEERTCRFICPTCGKRFQSKRVCLDHQNIHTGTRPYECELCRLRFASLGIMKSHMKMKHSDNRPYRCDLCPKAFKEKRALQAHTVTHTGISEHKCLHCGRPFGTATICKTHMLKCKKSKGVTPMPGTFEPTKSFETSETSVVDTSAVEVHLGVEESQSAVETMEMTFDDQQITELQVTTEVVEDPVVFMCSACNETFDNMESAATHISLCQVEGKEENALS, from the exons atgacaacagaaGGGAGGGCACCTCACAATCAGCCTGGGAGGACAGAGGATTTGAAGACTGTCATTGAG ATATTTGACACAGTCACAGCTATTGTTTCTCAACccttcctcaaccttttcaactttGCTGATCATGATGCGTGCAAGAAGTTACTTCTGGAGGTATCAGAAGCGTCCAGTGTTGAGCTGTGTTCATCCCCAGGCACCAATCCCAACCACCCAGCATTCAGTCTCACAGGATCACTGTCCAGTCTCCTCAAGACTGAGTCTTTTCTTTTCGAG AAATTTCAAGAATTGAACCAAGTGGGGAGAGCAGAAGCAAGTGTTGTCAGTGCTAATG GTTTACAAGTATTGGCAGAGGTCACAGAAGAAACCTTAAATGCTCCAAGAGTGATGTCTGAACCATTAGAGTCGTCTGTCCTTCCAACCAGGGTATATCAGCTTTCTGATGCAGCTTGTGCAGAGTTGAAGAGCTCTTCAGGAGAGAGCACTCAAGTTGATCAGGATTCGGGAATTACCACTGCTATTTTAAACCAGAGTTATCAAGGTAAACGTCCTGCTAGGCCGGAAAGCAAGGATTTAGTTGCAATTTCTCAAACTCTGTCCTCGAACAAAGAATCTAAGAGCAGTAAGCAAGCGTCTAGCAATGTATCAGAATGTAAAATTAGCCCGGAAAATAGGAAATATGAGACTTTATGCGCCTTGTTGGGTTTTGGAAAGCCACAGAACAAATTGGTTCATGAAGAACATGGGGCGGCAGCTCTCCGAGCTAAAGCCACGGAGTCGAAGGCAGAGGCCTGTCATGAAATTGAAGGAGAGTTAAAGATTGAAAGAGTAACAGCTAAACATCCTAATGTAGTGCCATCAATCATTAGTAAAGTCCATTCTGTGTTGGAAAAGTGCCGTGGCGAAAAACGCAAGCGAAATAGTAACGTCATAGTTGCTGATTCTGAAAGGAAAAGGTCTTTGAGAATTAAACAGAGGGCATCCGGTTCAAGCACTAATGTAAAAACATGTGGTGCACAGACGCAAAGGGTTACATTGTCTGCtcagaaatatgtacaaaaaagaaCTCTGAACAAAAGGAATCATACAGATGACAGAAGTGAAGCTCCACGCAGAAGCCTGCGAAATAAGAGGAGTGGAGCAGCTGTGGAAAACACCCAGCCAACAAGCACCCGAAAAAgtgtgaaacaaacaaatgctGAACCAGCGAGCACCAGAAATAAGGATTCCTTTTCCAATTCTGAATGTGAGACTTCCGCTCATCAAGAACCGGAAGTCCAGGATCATCAACTAAGAATAGACAGTGCATTTAAGCTAAGTACAGGATCTGTCAAATCGCAGACAGATGCACACACAAGTGAAGCATCTCAAGTGGAATGCCGGCCAGAAAATGAAGAGGAGAATCGTCCAGAGAAAGGTATGAAAGGTATGTGGTCCAGTGAAGCCGCAGAAACCAGTGGCTTAAGTGTAACGTCTGCTGTGGTTTCTGGGAATGATGACCTTTTAAAGGTTCCAGTGGAAACTCGTGCAGCGGATGAAGAAGTAGTTGCTCCAGGTTTAAGTGACTTAAGGCAGCCAGAGTCTTCTGTTGAAGAAAGCAGTAGCCAAAATGTAGAAAATGCAAATTCTGTCACAGACTCATTAGAGGATCTTTCTAATAAACGCCCAATACATACGGGTCAGATCAAGGGGAATAAAAGTGACTCCAACAATCAGAAACTTGCGGCTCTAACGAATGCGTTTCAttattcaaatccagttctcagGGAAATCGATATGTTTCGAGAGGATAACGGTATTGAACTCTTGCAAATCGTAGAATCAAACAACAAAACTGTCATCACGAAACAAAGCGGACATTGTGCGATATGTGGTCAGGAATTCGAAAGTTGTCAGTCCTTTGCAGCTCATATTATGTACAGTCACTTTAAGTTCAAATGTCAGAAATGTCTGTCTGTGTTCTCCAAGAGAGAAGCTCTCGAGGATCATGTGCGTGGCGAAAACATCTGTCAGGGACCTCGGCTGAAAAGCCGACGTAGGAAAAGGAGCGACGCTCGTTCCGAGTCGACTCCATCGAAGAGGAAAGATTTACGGTGTGGGGATTGTGATCAGGTATTCGGTCACCGTTCTCGACTTGACAAACACCAGTTAGAGGCTCACAATCCAATCGTCGTTTGTTCTGTTTGCAATGAAACGTTCCAGTCCTTCGCACGTCTGCGAGTGCACATTGATCTCATCCACACGGAACAGGAGCACATATGCGATGTCTGCGGGAAAAGTTTCAAAGCTTTGGCAAATATGGTCGGTCACAGAAAACGCCATAACGCTGAAAGACGCTTCGTGTGTGGGAATTGTGGTAAAGCGTTTAAAGACAAGTGTGCCTGGAAGGAGCATTTAGAAACGCACAAGCCCAAAGAGGAGAGGACTTGCCGATTTATTTGCCCTACCTGTGGTAAACGCTTCCAGTCAAAGCGGGTGTGTTTGGACCATCAAAACATCCATACTGGGACCAGGCCCTATGAATGCGAGCTGTGTCGCTTGAGATTCGCAAGTTTAGGCATTATGAAAAGTCACATGAAGATGAAACATAGTGATAATCGCCCTTACCGCTGTGACTTATGTCCCAAAGCCTTCAAGGAAAAACGCGCACTACAAGCGCATACTGTCACGCACACAGGCATAAGCGAACATAAATGTCTTCACTGTGGTCGCCCCTTTGGAACTGCGACAATTTGCAAGACGCACATGCTCAAATGCAAGAAGTCTAAAGGCGTCACCCCGATGCCCGGAACCTTTGAGCCCACCAAATCGTTTGAGACGAGTGAAACTTCAGTCGTGGATACGTCAGCTGTGGAAGTGCATCTAGGTGTGGAGGAAAGCCAGAGCGCGGTGGAGACAATGGAAATGACGTTTGACGATCAGCAGATTACAGAGTTACAAGTGACCACAGAAGTGGTGGAGGACCCTGTGGTGTTCATGTGCAGTGCTTGCAATGAAACCTTCGATAACATGGAATCCGCCGCTACTCACATCAGCCTGTGTCAAGTGGAGGGGAAAGAGGAGAACGCATTGTCTTAA